A genomic window from Salvia hispanica cultivar TCC Black 2014 chromosome 5, UniMelb_Shisp_WGS_1.0, whole genome shotgun sequence includes:
- the LOC125186091 gene encoding uncharacterized protein LOC125186091: MAVSLNSFLSFNPATNYQQGQRDNAGVLLLKLPSLSGPVGLRKSTRGKRSRSCLVAVGGDNVATETSDKGTKSFEASDSSGESSDNASGVSPSTESVKSEEQSRAISPAEEGKPSSNVKRAPLTARERLRAARVLSRYTDSKPSKPMLGSRLLDALQQSDKGKKRPGLPEAPTNMLDDSKRGMPKEGWTIELPGGMDVFFIILSFVLISTVMFATTFVVWKVGAIHFNEY, translated from the exons ATGGCTGTTTCGCTGAATTCGTTCCTCAGCTTCAACCCCGCC ACAAATTACCAGCAGGGGCAGAGAGATAATGCTGGGGTTCTGTTACTGAAGCTCCCGTCTCTTTCAGGACCAGTCGGATTAAGGAAATCTACTCGAGGGAAAAGATCAAGGTCCTGCCTCGTAGCTGTTGGTGGCGATAATGTCGCCACAGAGACTAGCGACAAAGGCACTAAATCCTTTGAGGCATCAGATTCCAGTGGCGAGTCTTCAGACAATGCCTCTGGTGTAAGCCCTTCAACAGAAAGTGTCAAAAGTGAAGAACAAAGCAGGGCAATCAGTCCTGCAGAGGAGGGCAAGCCAAGCTCGAACGTGAAAAGAGCTCCCTTGACAGCAAGGGAGAGGCTTAGGGCAGCAAGGGTACTGAGCCGCTACACAGACTCAAAGCCATCAAAGCCCATGCTCGGCAGCAGGCTACTTGATGCTCTGCAACAATCTGATAAAGGGAAGAAGCGGCCAGGGCTCCCCGAAGCACCGACTAACATGTTGGACGACAGCAAACGAGGGATGCCCAAGGAGGGCTGGACAATAGAACTCCCAGGCGGTATGGATGTCTTTTTCATCATATTATCTTTCGTGTTGATTAGTACGGTGATGTTTGCTACTACTTTCGTTGTGTGGAAAGTGGGAGCCATCCATTTCAACGAATATTAA